The following proteins come from a genomic window of Lycium ferocissimum isolate CSIRO_LF1 chromosome 4, AGI_CSIRO_Lferr_CH_V1, whole genome shotgun sequence:
- the LOC132054505 gene encoding cytochrome P450 71D7-like — protein MLAAYQLMEINLVSFLLFFSSLFIIVRKWRSQKQKLPPGPWRLPLIGSLHHLISGANPHRIFRDLARKYGPIMYFELGEVPTVIISSPSMSIEVLKTHDLAFASRPQFTSTDIVMYNNKNIAFAEYGDYWKQMRKICIMELLSAKMVKSFSSIRKAELSNVLSSIDSVGGTCEVNMTQKIVRFTSSVTCRLVFGKLCRDRDELINLMKDTLFLVGGFDVGDLFPSWKLLYKMSGAKSKLVKMHQNIDSVLESIVNEHVKNRAAGIKGNGAYGGEDLVDVFLRIKENEQLQFPIANDHIKAAILDMFTAGTETSSTIIIWALSELMKHPKIMAKAQSEVRQAFKEKTNFDEEDLDNLPYLKLVIKETLRLHAPSIVHRECREETIINGYMIPAKATVLVNTWAMGRDPEIWKDPESFIPERFENSLVDYLGNNYEYLPFGAGKRICPGMHFGIANVKQPLARLLYHFNWGLPHETSTKDLDMSEKSGLSAAKEKDLFLIAKTDQSLDVVL, from the exons ATGCTTGCTGCTTATCAACTAATGGAGATCAACTTAGTTTcattcctcctcttcttctcctccCTTTTTATTATAGTTAGAAAATGGAGAAGCCAAAAACAAAAGTTGCCTCCAGGTCCATGGAGACTCCCACTCATTGGGAGTTTGCATCACTTGATTAGTGGAGCAAATCCACATCGCATTTTTAGAGATCTAGCGCGAAAGTATGGCCCTATCATGTATTTTGAACTTGGTGAAGTTCCAACAGTGATCATATCATCACCTTCTATGTCAATAGAAGTTTTAAAAACTCACGATCTCGCATTTGCTAGTAGGCCACAGTTCACATCCACAGATATTGTCATGTACAATAACAAAAACATTGCATTCGCGGAATATGGTGACTATTGGAAACAAATGCGCAAAATCTGCATAATGGAACTTCTAAGTGCAAAGATGGTCAAGTCATTTAGCTCAATTCGAAAAGCTGAGCTTTCGAATGTGCTTTCATCGATTGATTCAGTTGGGGGTACTTGTGAAGTGAACATGACGCAAAAAATTGTTCGATTTACGAGCTCTGTGACATGTCGATTAGTGTTTGGGAAATTGTGCAGAGATCGAGACGAGTTGATAAATTTGATGAAAGACACGCTGTTTTTAGTAGGAGGATTTGATGTGGGTGATTTATTTCCCTCGTGGAAGTTACTTTACAAGATGAGCGGGGCAAAGTCTAAATTGGTAAAGATGCATCAAAATATTGATTCAGTTCTGGAGAGCATTGTTAATGAGCATGTTAAGAATCGAGCAGCCGGAATCAAGGGAAATGGTGCGTATGGAGGTGAAGATTTGGTTGATGTTTTCCTAAGAATTAAGGAGAATGAGCAACTTCAATTTCCAATTGCCAATGACCACATAAAAGCTGCTATTTTG GACATGTTTACTGCTGGGACAGAAACTTcatcaacaattattatttgGGCGTTGTCTGAACTGATGAAACACCCAAAGATTATGGCCAAGGCACAAAGCGAAGTGAGACAAGCCTTCAAAGAGAAAACGAATTTTGATGAAGAAGATCTTGATAATTTGCCCTACCTAAAGTTAGTGATTAAAGAAACATTAAGGCTACACGCTCCAAGTATAGTGCACAGAGAATGTAGAgaagaaacaattattaatGGATATATGATACCTGCTAAGGCCACAGTACTAGTCAATACATGGGCAATGGGAAGAGATCCAGAAATTTGGAAAGATCCTGAGAGTTTTATACCAGAGAGATTTGAAAATTCTCTTGTTGACTATTTGGGAAATAATTATGAGTATCTCCCATTTGGTGCAGGAAAAAGGATTTGTCCAGGAATGCACTTTGGTATAGCTAATGTTAAACAACCTTTGGCACGCCTCCTCTACCACTTTAACTGGGGGCTTCCACATGAAACTAGTACAAAAGATTTGGATATGAGTGAGAAAAGTGGATTGAGTGCAGCGAAAGAAAAAGATCTTTTCTTGATTGCCAAAACAGATCAAAGTTTAGATGTCGTGCTTTAA